From Onychostoma macrolepis isolate SWU-2019 chromosome 19, ASM1243209v1, whole genome shotgun sequence, a single genomic window includes:
- the sall3b gene encoding sal-like protein 3b codes for MSRRKQAKPQHLRSDEEGAQSDKSPDNALLLRGGDEEDSGTESRSGGEETHVCERCCAEFFKWSEMLEHQQKCTEDPPVLIVKENEEKAISRGSPTESLLSAHSDSAEMEVSELNSELAEKVDEMPEETHIIDLNEQMDISLPEFKTSNLSPLPLDSENTTSSPAPPVTNHYDMPSTNVTLEILHSTRVAVAQFSQSIHCAGSAGKLNSAAIPMILEQLMALQQQQVQQLQLIEQIRSQVAVMNRQPTQAALNPASKSLPSDSNTYNFQGIAPPPVLPLSGVMPSAVNGQASVSQASMLARPPLLSSQPSSGQISSRALESATASVTSSSPHLFSYSGTSPLLPTCSGSHSSVSNTQSISTPSPLSAGQSSLLSPSASLPLLPQSPPNGVIFPNPLASIAATASALDPLAAMMKYRKGKLPSVSMFDSKPSSEDPFFKHKCRFCAKVFGSDSALQIHLRSHTGERPFKCNICGNRFSTKGNLKVHFQRHKEKYPHVQMNPYPVPEYLDNIPTSSGIPYGMSFPPEKAGPTWLDSKPVLPTVPSSVGLQLPPTVPVIESLSDSFTSTPSERSPHRPSPARGELAPSSPNPTGTETDMSTIAASPESNREGEITDSFNTEVHLPSNSMTRNANNPNILHPQSTSTEKPVTVNVTESTDAPSADNKSFSPPLISDQFKAKFPFGGLQDSMQTSETSKLQQLVENIDKKMMEPNQCVICHRVLSCQSALKMHYRIHTGERPFKCKVCGRAFTTKGNLKTHFGVHRAKPPLRIQHSCPICQKKFTNAVVLQQHIRMHMGGQIPNTPLAETIYEKDTDMESFDSMSTYDDDCLDDISFEEEGDVVENNENTLSSFSDSPPPISSLPTSVSETQSVGDDSSVNLSQSNGKMMVRCGPMDNDLHALGSTTTGEMDNHSIKTSLMPHSSSSIHISHYPNSQPEGQHEHLVSLNLSFKVPEATSIVKSETTDCSAANTVNEVTVNQTGIQPINSTVKKENPFNIQCFSKEHENAQRSTEQDTKNSPTAVKLEMNACNRPYMLKEGPFPAFGLQSPTSRSEVMIPAVTSLTGPPPPRRTPKQHNCSACGKNFSSASALQIHERTHTGEKPFGCSVCGRAFTTKGNLKVHMGTHMWNNTPARRGRRLSVENPIALLGGDALKFSEAFQKDLAARAMNVDQNFWSRYAAAITNGLAMRNNEISVIQSGGVPQLPAITVATDKASTGNSPPITAMEKTGLERGAGQHFSMMIDDKKDIGIN; via the exons CGCTTCTGTTGAGGGGAGGCGATGAGGAGGACAGCGGCACGGAGAGCCGCAGCGGAGGCGAAGAGACGCACGTGTGCGAGAGGTGCTGTGCTGAATTCTTCAAGTGGTCCGAAATGCTGGAGCATCAGCAGAAGTGCACGGAAGACCCCCCTGTGCTGATAGTAAAGGAGAATGAAGAGAAGGCCATTTCCCGAGGATCGCCGACAGAGTCCCTCTTGAGTGCCCACAGTGACTCAGCAGAAATGGAGGTCAGTGAGCTCAACTCTGAGCTGGCTGAGAAAGTCGACGAGATGCCTGAGGAAACACACATCATCGACCTGAACGAACAAATGGATATAAGTTTGCCTGAGTTTAAAACATCAAACCTCAGCCCTCTACCACTTGACAGTGAAAACACCACCTCTTCCCCTGCACCACCTGTAACCAATCACTATGACATGCCCAGCACCAATGTGACCCTGGAGATTCTTCACAGCACCCGAGTGGCCGTTGCTCAGTTTTCCCAGAGCATTCACTGTGCGGGGTCTGCAGGCAAGCTGAACTCAGCTGCGATACCCATGATTCTGGAGCAGTTGATGGcgctgcagcagcagcaggttcAGCAATTACAGCTCATTGAGCAGATCCGCAGCCAGGTCGCTGTAATGAATAGGCAGCCTACGCAAGCCGCCCTTAATCCTGCCTCAAAAAGCCTGCCCTCTGACTCTAACACTTACAATTTCCAGGGCATCGCTCCACCCCCTGTACTTCCATTATCTGGGGTCATgccctctgcagtgaatgggcaGGCTTCTGTATCCCAGGCATCTATGCTTGCGAGGCCACCGTTGCTGTCTTCCCAGCCAAGCAGTGGACAAATCAGCTCTAGAGCACTGGAGAGCGCCACTGCTTCCGTAACAAGTTCCAGCCCTCATCTCTTCAGCTACAGCGGGACTTCCCCACTCTTGCCCACCTGTAGTGGATCGCACTCTAGCGTTAGTAACACCCAGTCCATAAGCACTCCCAGCCCACTATCAGCTGGCCAGAGTAGCCTCCTTAGCCCTTCTGCCAGCCTACCATTACTACCTCAAAGCCCTCCCAACGGAGTCATATTTCCCAATCCACTGGCCAGTATTGCAGCCACTGCCAGTGCATTAGACCCACTTGCTGCTATGATGAAGTACCGTAAGGGCAAACTGCCCAGCGTCTCAATGTTTGACAGCAAGCCCAGTTCCGAGGACCCGTTCTTTAAGCACAAGTGTAGGTTTTGCGCTAAAGTGTTCGGCAGTGACAGCGCCTTGCAGATCCACTTGCGCTCGCACACAGGTGAAAGGCCCTTCAAATGCAACATTTGTGGCAACCGTTTCTCGACAAAGGGAAACCTCAAAGTCCACTTCCAAAGGCACAAGGAGAAGTACCCTCATGTTCAGATGAACCCATACCCAGTCCCAGAATATCTTGACAATATCCCTACCAGTTCCGGGATCCCCTATGGGATGTCTTTTCCTCCAGAGAAGGCAGGACCTACTTGGTTAGACAGCAAGCCTGTTCTTCCGACAGTGCCGTCCTCAGTGGGTCTGCAGTTGCCACCAACAGTACCAGTTATTGAAAGCTTAAGTGATTCATTTACAAGCACACCCTCTGAAAGATCTCCACACAGGCCGTCGCCAGCCAGAGGTGAACTTGCACCTTCGTCGCCCAATCCCACCGGCACTGAGACAGATATGTCCACCATTGCGGCCTCCCCTGAATCAAACAGAGAAGGAGAGATCACAGATAGCTTCAACACAGAAGTGCACCTGCCATCAAACAGTATGACTAGAAACGCTAACAACCCCAACATCTTGCATCCGCAGTCCACGTCTACAGAAAAACCTGTTACAGTAAATGTAACTGAGTCCACTGATGCTCCTTCGGCTGATAATAAGTCATTCTCTCCACCACTCATCTCAGATCAGTTCAAGGCCAAGTTCCCATTTGGTGGTCTCCAAGACTCTATGCAAACATCTGAGACATCAAAGCTCCAACAGCTTGTGGAAAACATCGACAAGAAGATGATGGAGCCCAATCAGTGTGTAATCTGCCACCGCGTGCTAAGCTGTCAGAGTGCGCTAAAGATGCACTACCGCATCCATACAGGGGAGAGGCCATTTAAATGCAAGGTTTGTGGACGAGCATTCACCACAAAGGGTAACTTAAAGACACATTTTGGTGTCCACCGTGCAAAGCCTCCTCTTCGGATTCAGCATTCATGTCCGATCTGTCAGAAAAAGTTCACGAATGCAGTTGTGTTACAGCAGCACATACGCATGCACATGGGTGGGCAGATTCCAAACACTCCTCTGGCAGAAACCATCTACGAGAAAGATACAGATATGGAGAGTTTTGACAGCATGAGCACTTATGATGATGACTGTCTTGATGATATTTCATTTGAAGAAGAAGGGGATGTTGTGGAGAACAATGAAAACACCCTGAGCTCGTTTTCAGACAGTCCACCACCTATCTCATCTCTTCCAACCAGTGTATCAGAAACTCAAAGCGTAGGGGACGACTCATCCGTCAATCTCAGCCAATCAAATGGAAAAATGATGGTCAGGTGTGGACCTATGGATAACGATCTTCATGCTCTGGGCTCTACCACCACTGGTGAGATGGATAACCACAGCATAAAAACTAGTTTAATGCCACATTCGTCTAGTTCTATTCACATTTCACACTATCCCAACAGTCAACCTGAGGGCCAGCATGAGCACTTAGTCTCTCTGAACCTCTCCTTTAAAGTCCCAGAGGCAACATCTATAGTAAAATCTGAAACAACAGATTGTTCTGCAGCAAATACAGTCAACGAGGTGACTGTTAATCAAACAGGAATCCAGCCTATCAACTCTACAGTCAAGAAAGAAAACCCTTTCAACATACAGTGTTTCAGTAAGGAACATG aaaatgcTCAAAGGTCTACAGAACAGGATACTAAAAATTCGCCGACTGCAGTGAAACTGGAGATGAATGCTTGCAATAGACCATACATGCTAAAAGAGGGGCCTTTCCCTGCATTTGGCCTGCAGTCTCCAACCTCGCGCTCTGAGGTGATGATACCGGCCGTCACCTCACTCACTGGACCACCCCCTCCCAGAAGGACCCctaagcaacacaactgcagTGCGTGTGGGAAGAACTTCTCTTCTGCCAGTGCCTTGCAGATCCACGAGCGCACACACACTGGCGAAAAGCCCTTCGGCTGCTCTGTCTGCGGTCGAGCGTTCACAACCAAGGGTAATCTCAAG GTGCACATGGGCACCCATATGTGGAATAACACTCCTGCCCGCAGAGGTAGACGTCTGTCTGTGGAAAACCCAATTGCCCTTCTGGGCGGTGACGCCCTGAAATTCAGCGAAGCGTTTCAGAAGGATTTAGCAGCGCGGGCCATGAATGTGGACCAAAACTTCTGGAGCCGATATGCAGCAGCTATAACTAATGGCTTAGCAATGAGGAACAATGAAATATCCGTCATTCAGAGTGGAGGAGTCCCCCAGCTTCCTGCCATTACTGTGGCCACGGACAAGGCTAGCACTGGAAACAGCCCACCAATCACAGCCATGGAAAAAACAGGCTTAGAAAGGGGAGCTGGACAACACTTCTCCATGATGATTGATGACAAAAAAGACATTGGAATCAATTAA